One genomic segment of Myripristis murdjan chromosome 20, fMyrMur1.1, whole genome shotgun sequence includes these proteins:
- the ppp1r17 gene encoding protein phosphatase 1 regulatory subunit 17, producing MTTGWMRSTLEPEHRLTTQDSKHYQEALDSLEDRKSGMTEEEDEEEDDALGPQHLEDDQLKKPRRKDTPVLNCPPHIPGVRLMKGEKQMIHSEDEEKNVKD from the exons ATGACGACTGGATGGATGAGGTCGACCCTGGAGCCTGAACATCGACTGACAACGCAAGACAGCAAACACT ACCAGGAGGCGCTGGACAGCCTGGAGGACAGGAAGTCAGGGatgacggaggaggaggacgaggaagaggacgaTGCTCTTGGCCCTCAGCATCTGGAGGACGACCAGCTGAAAAAACCTCGCAGAAAAGATACACCTGTCCTCAACTGCCCTCCACATATACCAG GCGTGAGACTGATGAAGGGGGAGAAGCAGATGATCCACTCCGAGGATGAGGAGAAGAATGTCAAGGATTAG